In Acidobacteriota bacterium, the following proteins share a genomic window:
- the nadE gene encoding NAD(+) synthase: MRFKVSLAQINPKTGDLRGNSRKILEAIRTARERGADLVVLPEMCLTGYCLDEKLLINLEFLRANQRCLIEEILPACQDISAIVGFIDFDDAKLGPDGRVVRHNAAAVLSHGRLLQVVRKRLLPAYRYFDDKRYFVPGEVVEPVTIPAGQGSVPIGVLICEDLWDESYALKPSALYREKGARYLFCINASPFVGSNPGSRDGKRFIRDSVIRKQIRHHALPVIYVNTVGVGDNGKNIIPFDGFSVAYDRSGQLVGALPQFREAQEEVVFEDGESTPVPVPPFSREEEIYQALVMSVRDYYDKIGIFTRVLEAISGGIDSALGAAIAYEAMGRDLLSVYSLPSRYNSATTLGAARKLARNFELDYHEVPIQKMVDTITEAFEEHLHPMNLSVTLENLQARVRGLIMMAESNDRRALLLTNGNQTEIALGYATLYGDMVGGLSVIGDLSKPDVYALARHVNRRWGRTMIPEEIFSIAPSAELKEDQEDPFDYDVVGPLVNDLVERGSSPSELNIRFRHQELDPARYPTQAGGIYERYGEPEFSKLSGNIYRSLNSSVYKRLQGAPIVVVSARAFGFDLRETIINGWRGGNG; the protein is encoded by the coding sequence ATGAGGTTCAAGGTTTCCCTGGCCCAGATCAACCCGAAGACCGGTGACCTCAGGGGCAACAGCAGGAAGATCTTAGAGGCGATCCGGACGGCCCGGGAGCGGGGTGCGGACCTGGTCGTGCTGCCGGAGATGTGCCTCACGGGTTACTGCCTCGACGAGAAGCTCCTGATCAACCTGGAGTTCCTGCGGGCCAACCAAAGGTGCCTGATCGAAGAGATCCTGCCCGCGTGCCAGGACATTTCCGCCATCGTCGGCTTCATCGATTTCGACGACGCGAAGTTGGGCCCCGACGGGAGAGTCGTTCGGCACAACGCGGCGGCTGTACTGAGCCACGGAAGGCTTCTGCAGGTCGTCCGGAAAAGACTGCTTCCCGCGTATCGTTACTTCGACGACAAACGCTATTTCGTCCCGGGCGAGGTAGTAGAGCCGGTGACCATTCCCGCAGGTCAGGGAAGCGTTCCCATCGGTGTGCTGATCTGCGAGGACCTTTGGGACGAGTCCTATGCTCTCAAGCCATCTGCCCTGTATCGGGAAAAGGGGGCCCGTTACCTATTCTGCATCAACGCGAGCCCCTTCGTGGGCAGCAATCCGGGAAGCCGGGACGGCAAGCGTTTCATTCGAGATTCGGTGATCCGAAAGCAGATCCGGCATCACGCCCTGCCTGTGATCTACGTCAATACGGTCGGAGTCGGCGACAACGGGAAAAACATCATTCCCTTCGATGGTTTCAGTGTGGCCTACGACCGGAGTGGACAACTCGTGGGCGCTCTCCCGCAGTTCAGGGAAGCTCAGGAGGAAGTCGTCTTCGAGGACGGAGAATCCACTCCGGTGCCTGTCCCGCCCTTCAGCCGGGAAGAGGAGATCTATCAGGCGCTGGTCATGAGCGTCCGCGATTACTACGACAAGATCGGGATCTTCACGCGAGTCCTGGAGGCCATTTCCGGGGGCATCGATTCGGCGTTGGGGGCCGCCATCGCCTACGAGGCCATGGGAAGAGACCTGCTGTCGGTTTACAGTCTTCCCTCTCGATACAACTCGGCAACAACTCTGGGAGCGGCCCGAAAGCTGGCCCGAAACTTCGAGTTGGACTATCACGAAGTGCCTATACAGAAGATGGTGGACACCATCACGGAAGCGTTCGAAGAGCACCTTCATCCCATGAACCTGTCGGTGACCCTCGAGAACCTTCAGGCCAGGGTTCGGGGATTGATCATGATGGCCGAGTCCAACGACCGGAGGGCCCTGCTCCTCACCAACGGGAACCAAACAGAAATCGCCCTGGGCTACGCAACCCTTTACGGCGACATGGTCGGAGGCCTCTCAGTCATCGGTGACCTGTCGAAGCCGGATGTCTACGCCCTGGCCAGACACGTCAATCGAAGGTGGGGCCGCACCATGATTCCCGAGGAGATCTTCTCGATCGCTCCTTCCGCAGAGTTGAAGGAGGATCAGGAGGACCCGTTCGACTACGACGTGGTGGGACCATTGGTCAACGATCTCGTGGAGCGGGGCAGCAGTCCCTCTGAGTTGAATATCAGGTTCCGGCACCAGGAATTGGACCCGGCCAGATATCCCACGCAGGCAGGCGGGATCTATGAGAGATACGGCGAACCTGAATTCAGCAAGCTCTCAGGAAATATCTATCGGAGCTTGAACTCATCGGTCTACAAAAGGCTCCAGGGCGCTCCCATCGTCGTCGTCTCCGCACGGGCGTTCGGCTTCGACCTGAGGGAGACCATCATCAACGGATGGAGGGGAGGGAACGGCTAG
- a CDS encoding family 10 glycosylhydrolase, producing MNRRSFVATTAAGVAAGGVSGGSVTRPSSAGSPLKDYAPRGSRRIIYVSDPSSVAMNYLPDPAPEESIRAWVDQLSEARVDVFIQEAYTQGWTTYWREDGLEYDARPQHRRFLPLLERGVQPLEVLLDQCHRRGMEFLAGIRINDNHGHISVEQGVGAGSSFLVDHPEWQIRELPPGPYYKLSTPLDFTFPQVRNYVVDVMGRLVDRFPVDGLELCFRDHRYFPPGKGPERKHLMTDLVARTRAILDERGRLRRKKLLLGARVFQTLDECRSLGLDVETWISRGLIDFVAPNDTMHTEPNVQYEEFRRLTDNGNCLLYPGMLPWTSQRMRRRLGNRHMSLDQQRAAAANLYAAGGDGISFYNHFVTLTWAPFYPQRLREMAAVRQPELVMTGDRHYVFEPSWGGSLGFGKDRASTGAVKADRLLLQRKPGSTGAFRFRVCEHLGQSRGATLLFRAYGADEDDRMEIRINGNRIDDGSIRARSNESRTDLRGVVDPSSTKSSGLPPVPELPGDWRTFWFDLTEPPAVFGDNHLEVTLTEVSSSSGEDILIDELEVFVKA from the coding sequence ATGAACAGGCGGAGTTTCGTTGCCACCACGGCTGCCGGAGTGGCTGCGGGAGGGGTCTCTGGCGGATCGGTAACCCGGCCCTCCAGTGCCGGCTCACCGTTGAAAGACTACGCACCCAGAGGTTCTCGACGGATCATCTATGTCAGCGATCCGTCCAGCGTCGCGATGAACTATCTTCCCGATCCGGCGCCGGAGGAGTCGATTCGGGCTTGGGTGGATCAGCTTTCCGAGGCCCGGGTCGATGTCTTTATTCAGGAAGCCTACACTCAAGGTTGGACCACCTATTGGCGGGAGGACGGGCTGGAATATGACGCCCGGCCTCAGCACCGCCGGTTCCTTCCCCTTCTGGAGCGTGGGGTTCAGCCCCTGGAGGTCCTGCTGGACCAGTGCCACAGGCGGGGAATGGAGTTTCTGGCGGGGATCCGGATCAACGACAACCATGGCCACATCTCCGTCGAGCAAGGCGTCGGCGCGGGATCCAGTTTTCTCGTCGACCACCCCGAATGGCAGATCCGGGAGCTGCCGCCAGGACCCTACTATAAGCTCAGCACTCCGTTGGACTTCACGTTTCCCCAGGTTCGGAACTACGTCGTCGACGTCATGGGCCGGTTGGTCGATCGCTTTCCCGTCGACGGATTGGAACTCTGCTTCCGGGACCATCGCTATTTCCCGCCGGGCAAGGGTCCCGAGCGAAAGCATCTGATGACCGACCTGGTAGCGCGGACCCGGGCCATTCTGGATGAAAGGGGACGGCTGAGGAGGAAGAAACTGCTCTTGGGGGCGCGCGTCTTCCAGACCCTGGACGAATGCCGGTCCCTCGGGTTGGATGTGGAGACCTGGATTTCGCGGGGACTCATCGACTTCGTCGCCCCCAACGACACCATGCACACCGAACCCAACGTGCAATACGAGGAGTTCCGCCGTTTGACTGACAACGGCAACTGCCTCCTCTATCCCGGAATGCTTCCCTGGACCAGCCAGCGCATGCGGAGGCGCCTGGGCAATAGACACATGTCCCTGGATCAGCAGCGGGCGGCGGCTGCCAATCTGTACGCGGCGGGAGGGGACGGGATCAGCTTCTACAATCACTTCGTTACCCTGACCTGGGCCCCCTTCTATCCCCAGCGGCTTCGGGAAATGGCCGCCGTGCGGCAACCCGAGTTGGTGATGACGGGTGACCGGCACTACGTCTTCGAGCCGTCATGGGGGGGCAGCCTCGGGTTCGGCAAGGACCGGGCCTCCACCGGCGCGGTCAAGGCGGATCGTCTTCTGCTCCAAAGGAAACCGGGGTCGACGGGCGCTTTCCGTTTTCGAGTCTGCGAACACCTCGGCCAGTCTCGAGGCGCAACACTCCTCTTCCGTGCCTATGGAGCTGATGAGGACGACCGGATGGAGATCCGAATCAACGGCAACCGAATCGACGACGGGTCGATCCGTGCTCGCTCCAATGAATCGCGGACCGACCTGCGAGGCGTAGTGGATCCATCCTCCACCAAGTCTTCCGGTCTACCGCCGGTGCCCGAACTGCCGGGTGACTGGCGGACCTTCTGGTTTGACCTGACGGAACCGCCCGCCGTATTCGGGGACAACCATTTGGAAGTGACGTTGACGGAGGTGTCGTCGTCCTCCGGCGAAGATATCCTCATCGATGAGTTGGAGGTGTTCGTCAAAGCGTAG
- a CDS encoding sialidase family protein — MTRRHEVSAWIKPLSLVVLWSLAACGSPPPPAETPPPPDSGIIDVTRSFPDLRFPVKTPEGETWIYQLGLPIQLGPNTGGYICNIRVSGWKGTDFENGSDLIPFDDITGLNPERAVPITRNHNELNPNSKPPNQEAIMVKYPVMGGFVPFGAKRPDGSPHPHAGTGFGLNQSIAWRTTVEGPPPYGVNMFGRNPKTSVFEDLSQMYSYLELHQLAYDGETFSVANTERVSQESMLAGWRLTASLMTAIPDGDDLLFAMKGNRPGMTGGSGLARWRRVDGSWRPVSFVPVTGQDNSFEASAVRDQDGSILFSARGSRSPEHFEASETRTADHDIRVWRSRDNGETWTKIIHVRGLISSAPIVLNQAADGTPYVTANLYEVFMEGLDRIKLVKDSRGSPLWGGRSRKTLCFWPLNEERTGLLPALIARDLRKEFGPAPGGTAWRVDHPVAVTLRLADGRWRNVIALRILEYGELTHMQDPTPHTGAYLEEVISAGEPIPVWNF, encoded by the coding sequence ATGACAAGACGCCACGAAGTCTCGGCTTGGATCAAACCGCTCAGTCTCGTCGTCCTATGGTCTCTGGCCGCTTGCGGCTCCCCGCCGCCGCCGGCAGAAACGCCGCCGCCTCCTGATAGTGGGATCATCGATGTGACGCGGAGTTTCCCGGATTTGCGTTTTCCCGTAAAAACCCCGGAAGGAGAGACCTGGATCTATCAGTTGGGATTGCCCATCCAGTTGGGCCCCAACACCGGCGGGTATATCTGCAACATCCGGGTTTCGGGATGGAAAGGAACCGACTTCGAAAACGGCTCCGATCTGATCCCGTTCGACGACATCACCGGCCTGAACCCGGAACGCGCCGTCCCCATTACCCGCAACCACAACGAGCTCAACCCCAATTCCAAGCCGCCCAACCAGGAAGCCATCATGGTGAAGTACCCGGTCATGGGAGGCTTCGTTCCCTTCGGCGCGAAACGGCCGGACGGCTCGCCCCATCCCCACGCCGGCACCGGCTTCGGCCTCAACCAGTCCATCGCCTGGAGGACCACCGTCGAAGGTCCCCCGCCCTATGGGGTGAACATGTTCGGCCGGAATCCCAAGACCTCGGTGTTCGAAGATTTGAGTCAGATGTACTCCTACCTGGAGCTTCATCAACTGGCCTATGACGGCGAGACCTTCAGTGTGGCCAATACCGAGCGGGTTTCGCAGGAATCCATGCTTGCAGGCTGGCGTCTGACCGCAAGCCTGATGACGGCGATTCCCGACGGCGACGATCTTCTCTTTGCCATGAAGGGCAACCGGCCGGGAATGACGGGCGGTTCGGGGTTGGCGCGGTGGAGGCGCGTGGACGGCTCATGGCGCCCCGTCTCCTTCGTTCCCGTCACCGGCCAGGACAACAGCTTCGAGGCCAGCGCGGTCCGCGATCAGGACGGGTCCATCCTCTTCTCTGCCCGCGGAAGCAGGAGTCCCGAGCACTTCGAAGCTTCCGAGACGCGGACGGCCGACCATGACATCCGAGTCTGGCGCTCCCGCGACAATGGTGAGACCTGGACCAAAATCATCCATGTCCGGGGCCTGATCTCATCGGCCCCCATCGTCCTGAATCAGGCCGCTGACGGCACCCCCTACGTGACGGCCAACCTCTACGAGGTCTTCATGGAGGGTCTGGACCGGATCAAGCTGGTCAAGGATTCCCGTGGGAGCCCTCTCTGGGGGGGACGCAGCCGCAAAACCCTCTGTTTCTGGCCTTTGAACGAGGAGAGGACCGGGTTGCTCCCGGCCCTGATCGCCCGGGACCTGAGGAAGGAATTCGGACCGGCTCCCGGCGGCACCGCCTGGAGGGTGGACCACCCCGTGGCCGTCACCCTGCGCCTGGCCGATGGAAGGTGGCGCAACGTCATCGCGCTGCGGATCCTGGAGTACGGAGAGTTGACCCATATGCAAGACCCGACGCCTCACACGGGAGCATACCTGGAGGAGGTGATCTCGGCCGGGGAACCGATTCCCGTGTGGAACTTCTAA
- a CDS encoding cupin domain-containing protein has protein sequence MKTSAAGVSALALILKEAALAGAAVRTAEGHKQRSRRVRWDWLPPAGTPGSPINDQDHPWPKAENGDLRAYDPHLECEHVAFSIGHLKPGQSVGHHTHEQAEETYILMQGRSQIRIDDTVVEAKAFDAFRFPADVPRSVYNHTQEDCWWVFIGTPPDEYYREGSLRDQARKNKLGESL, from the coding sequence TTGAAGACTTCGGCCGCCGGAGTTTCGGCGCTGGCCCTGATCCTGAAGGAAGCGGCGCTGGCGGGGGCGGCCGTGAGGACCGCCGAGGGCCACAAACAGCGGTCCCGGCGGGTTCGATGGGACTGGCTTCCGCCGGCGGGGACTCCGGGGAGCCCCATCAATGACCAGGACCACCCGTGGCCCAAGGCCGAAAACGGGGATCTTCGCGCCTACGATCCCCACTTGGAATGCGAGCACGTCGCATTCTCCATCGGTCACCTGAAGCCGGGCCAGTCGGTAGGACACCATACGCACGAACAGGCGGAAGAGACCTACATCCTGATGCAGGGCCGGAGCCAGATTCGAATCGACGACACCGTGGTCGAGGCAAAAGCCTTCGATGCCTTCCGATTCCCAGCCGACGTGCCGCGGTCGGTCTACAATCACACCCAGGAGGACTGCTGGTGGGTCTTCATCGGGACTCCGCCCGACGAATACTACCGGGAGGGCTCATTGCGCGACCAGGCCCGAAAGAACAAGTTGGGAGAGTCGTTGTAG
- a CDS encoding Nramp family divalent metal transporter, whose amino-acid sequence MPEESKPGLPPPPPSLLSRSPLRWLAFFGPGAIIASVNIGSGEIFFPSRTGSVFGYRILWVLLLIALLKWILVYTSMRHMILTGGHPCRRWSSIPGPPGWMNLFMVAVAVVCSPLWLCFLEGVLGTICTWIFGVGSLHAWASLWVAVALLLLAVGRYQFLEKAQMLILGVTVSCILVAVFHVRPDWWKVFEGFLVPVALTYPEWLARELPEMAARSPWLEIMVYAAALGGQSYDYLAYVSFLREKKWGHSACGPVTSARLAKAAARPDDPARLWVRAAVIDTVVSFAMIVLVAACFSILGTVLLQPHYLVPDGVNLLNYQATFLTTLSPWLLPLYKIGVFFAFFGILYGGPEVTYRLLYEFGLTLGKTRSELDNSRLRWATILWILLGGLGILWLTRLFPQVDLLDIVTPAGIYTGVLLCGFYCLANIWSDWKFLPEELRMPRFLAAANLVAGLAFTAMGLKAIWDYDQIRGFVILAVLLSGSMLVASRWKRIRPISDAQ is encoded by the coding sequence ATGCCCGAAGAATCCAAACCAGGGCTTCCCCCGCCTCCGCCTTCGTTGCTTTCCCGGAGCCCCCTTCGCTGGCTGGCCTTCTTCGGTCCCGGCGCCATCATCGCTTCGGTCAACATCGGCAGCGGAGAAATCTTCTTCCCTTCCCGGACCGGCTCAGTCTTCGGATACCGGATCCTCTGGGTCCTGCTGCTCATCGCCCTGCTCAAGTGGATCCTGGTCTACACCAGCATGCGCCACATGATCCTGACCGGAGGCCATCCGTGCCGGCGTTGGAGTTCCATCCCCGGTCCTCCCGGATGGATGAACCTGTTCATGGTCGCGGTGGCGGTGGTTTGCTCGCCGCTCTGGTTGTGCTTCCTGGAGGGCGTGCTGGGGACCATCTGCACCTGGATCTTCGGCGTGGGAAGCCTCCACGCCTGGGCGAGTCTCTGGGTGGCGGTGGCCCTTCTGCTCCTGGCCGTCGGCCGCTACCAGTTCCTGGAAAAGGCGCAGATGTTGATTCTGGGCGTGACGGTGAGCTGCATCCTCGTCGCCGTCTTCCACGTTCGGCCCGACTGGTGGAAGGTGTTCGAAGGTTTCCTGGTGCCAGTCGCCTTGACCTATCCCGAGTGGCTTGCGCGGGAGTTGCCGGAAATGGCGGCCCGATCCCCTTGGCTGGAGATCATGGTCTATGCCGCTGCCCTCGGAGGCCAGAGTTACGACTACCTGGCGTACGTCTCCTTCCTGCGGGAGAAGAAGTGGGGTCACAGCGCATGCGGTCCGGTCACATCGGCCCGGTTGGCGAAGGCCGCGGCTCGTCCCGATGATCCCGCGCGTCTCTGGGTTCGGGCAGCGGTCATCGATACCGTGGTCAGCTTCGCCATGATCGTGTTGGTCGCCGCCTGCTTCTCGATTCTGGGAACCGTTCTCCTGCAGCCTCACTACCTGGTTCCGGACGGAGTCAACCTCCTCAATTACCAAGCCACCTTCCTCACCACATTGAGTCCGTGGCTGCTGCCTCTCTACAAGATCGGCGTCTTTTTCGCCTTCTTCGGAATCCTCTACGGTGGCCCGGAGGTGACGTACCGGCTCTTGTACGAGTTCGGGTTGACCCTGGGGAAGACCCGCTCGGAGCTGGACAATTCGAGACTGCGATGGGCCACCATTCTCTGGATCCTGCTGGGAGGCCTGGGCATCCTCTGGTTGACGCGGCTCTTCCCCCAGGTGGATCTCCTGGACATCGTGACCCCCGCCGGCATCTACACGGGTGTACTGCTCTGCGGCTTCTATTGCCTGGCCAACATCTGGTCGGATTGGAAGTTTCTGCCGGAGGAATTGAGGATGCCCCGTTTCCTGGCGGCCGCCAACCTGGTGGCCGGGCTTGCCTTCACCGCCATGGGACTCAAGGCCATCTGGGACTACGATCAGATCCGCGGATTCGTGATCCTGGCGGTGCTGCTCTCGGGATCCATGTTGGTCGCATCCCGGTGGAAACGGATCCGTCCGATTTCTGATGCTCAGTAG